In a genomic window of Roseomonas aeriglobus:
- a CDS encoding PAS domain-containing protein, with translation MTASTALLNRLRDITVARPRPKPIRYGAAVLAVSVVALVQAAMLGSSAPWFLYTPAVVLLTLFLGRGPGILATILSAIGAGLVVMRADEPLLLTPVHWGASVIFVLTTLGLVTLVEALRTALLDADRLREERERALVVTAEREAFLSGVLGSSTDCIKVLDLDGKLTFMSEGGKRVMEISDFNAVAGCPWPDFWQDAGNAEAKAAVEAARKGEARSFIGKADTYRGTPKWWHVAVSPIAGPEGRPDRILSVSRDITELRASEEERESFVRLAENSADFVGMARTDGSVFYMNDAAKRLVGLEGADITRLTIADFFPPEQVETVAREVLPAVDRDGQWVGELDFRHFRTGELIPVLYSVFPVTDATGALIGYGTVTRDFRERRRAEDDMRLMNGELAHRLKNVLAVVQSVAAQTLRGVPEAEAASRNLSARLVALGAATDVLTGTSWRSADLRELATRALSPHGRIGERILLSGPAVTLRPELTVAFALALHELATNAAKYGALSNDIGTVTLAWSVDGDGDDGVLAVSWREQGGPPVTPPERKGFGSVLIERSLRSYFSGKAATDYRPDGLVFELEARLKDAAITTGN, from the coding sequence ATGACCGCTTCAACCGCCTTGTTGAATCGCTTGCGCGACATAACCGTCGCCAGACCGCGCCCGAAGCCGATCCGCTACGGGGCGGCTGTTCTTGCCGTGTCGGTGGTGGCCCTTGTGCAAGCGGCGATGCTCGGATCGTCCGCGCCCTGGTTCCTCTACACGCCGGCAGTCGTCCTGCTGACGCTGTTCCTTGGCCGCGGTCCCGGCATCCTGGCGACGATCCTGTCGGCGATCGGCGCGGGCCTGGTGGTGATGAGGGCTGACGAACCGCTGCTGCTCACCCCCGTTCATTGGGGCGCATCGGTCATCTTCGTTCTGACGACGCTGGGACTGGTGACGCTGGTGGAGGCGTTGCGCACCGCTTTGCTCGATGCCGATCGGCTCCGTGAGGAACGCGAACGAGCGCTGGTCGTCACGGCCGAACGTGAGGCATTCCTGTCCGGCGTGCTGGGCAGCTCAACCGACTGCATCAAGGTGCTCGATCTCGACGGCAAGCTGACCTTCATGAGCGAGGGCGGAAAGCGCGTCATGGAAATCAGCGACTTCAACGCCGTGGCCGGTTGTCCGTGGCCCGACTTCTGGCAGGATGCCGGCAACGCAGAGGCAAAGGCGGCGGTCGAAGCAGCGCGGAAGGGCGAGGCCCGCAGCTTTATCGGCAAGGCCGACACTTACCGGGGCACGCCCAAATGGTGGCATGTCGCGGTCAGCCCGATCGCCGGGCCGGAAGGGCGTCCTGACCGCATCCTGTCCGTGTCGCGCGACATCACCGAGCTGCGCGCCAGCGAGGAGGAGCGCGAGAGTTTCGTGCGTCTGGCCGAGAACAGCGCCGATTTTGTCGGCATGGCCCGCACCGATGGCAGCGTGTTCTACATGAACGATGCCGCCAAGCGGCTCGTCGGCTTGGAGGGTGCCGACATTACCAGGCTTACCATCGCCGACTTCTTCCCACCCGAGCAGGTCGAGACGGTCGCGCGTGAGGTGCTGCCGGCCGTGGACCGCGACGGGCAATGGGTCGGCGAACTCGACTTCCGGCATTTCCGCACCGGCGAGCTGATCCCGGTCCTCTACTCCGTCTTTCCGGTCACCGACGCGACCGGCGCGCTGATCGGGTACGGCACCGTCACCCGCGACTTCCGCGAACGCCGGCGCGCCGAGGACGACATGCGGCTGATGAACGGCGAGCTGGCGCACCGCCTCAAGAACGTGCTGGCTGTCGTCCAGTCGGTCGCGGCGCAGACGCTGCGCGGCGTACCCGAGGCGGAAGCGGCGAGCCGTAACCTGTCCGCCCGTCTGGTGGCGCTGGGCGCGGCGACCGACGTGCTGACCGGCACCTCGTGGCGCTCGGCCGATCTGCGCGAACTGGCGACACGCGCGCTGTCTCCGCATGGTCGCATCGGCGAACGCATTCTGCTGTCCGGCCCGGCCGTGACGTTGAGACCTGAGCTGACGGTTGCCTTCGCGCTCGCCCTCCATGAACTCGCGACCAACGCCGCCAAGTATGGCGCGCTATCGAACGACATTGGCACGGTGACGCTGGCATGGTCGGTGGACGGGGATGGCGACGATGGGGTGCTGGCAGTGTCTTGGCGCGAGCAGGGCGGTCCGCCCGTCACACCGCCGGAGCGCAAGGGCTTCGGTTCGGTGCTGATCGAGCGCTCGCTGCGCTCCTATTTCAGCGGTAAAGCTGCAACCGACTACCGGCCGGATGGGTTGGTGTTTGAACTCGAAGCGCGGTTGAAGGACGCCGCGATCACGACCGGGAACTGA
- a CDS encoding response regulator, with the protein MGQSTPIGSKTILIVEDEALVRFDLVDFFSDAGWRVFDAENADAAIAILDLHKEVRVVLTDVQMPGSMDGVKLAHYVRERFPPTVLFVVSGNVPIRDDELPERTTFLPKPFDPHRLLRQIEAAQVG; encoded by the coding sequence GTGGGCCAAAGTACGCCGATCGGCAGCAAGACGATCCTGATCGTCGAAGATGAAGCCTTGGTACGATTCGACCTCGTAGACTTCTTCTCAGATGCAGGCTGGCGGGTTTTCGACGCGGAGAACGCCGACGCGGCCATCGCCATTCTCGACCTCCACAAGGAAGTTCGGGTTGTCCTGACCGACGTGCAGATGCCAGGATCCATGGATGGGGTGAAGCTAGCGCACTACGTACGGGAGCGCTTCCCCCCCACCGTGTTGTTCGTCGTCTCCGGCAATGTGCCGATCCGAGATGACGAACTGCCAGAACGCACGACATTCTTGCCAAAGCCATTCGATCCGCATCGGCTGTTGCGTCAGATCGAAGCGGCACAAGTGGGGTAA
- a CDS encoding TniQ family protein, translating into MPGALPIAPRPHSDELISSWLARIAACYEMSITELRQELSPGSAGTKVRADVGWKGSEAKSAAQRLRVDQNAIMRLNLKRRWPWLVTAWLPRTDGKGRARGELDLAWCHVCLAEGHATGGTYLDAEAALPLIFCHRHGTWRQDFCRRCQPHQEPRFSWRSRIEFTCTDCGVPLRTNHWSGPRPASDCRSEEVSAALSLLFAFDGELRKALLGRSASLTGVGQVSARQFLAVLDGLTRAFLAPDINRTSRINLFNSPLVPNLPNHEPQTWEEQPFHELSPAYRAHVSCAVIALLSDEPVSRLMSGVRLAYERHSLEWLLASTPRWVQATLVRESTRWPAPLRGRVVAHHRRTGLDVDDILEQFGAWLDEREQRLRERTSLIG; encoded by the coding sequence GTGCCGGGCGCGCTGCCGATCGCGCCACGGCCTCATTCTGACGAGCTTATCTCCTCCTGGCTGGCGCGCATCGCCGCTTGTTACGAGATGTCCATCACTGAGTTGCGGCAGGAGCTATCCCCGGGCAGTGCAGGCACCAAGGTCAGAGCGGACGTAGGATGGAAGGGGTCGGAGGCGAAATCCGCGGCGCAACGGCTCCGTGTTGATCAGAATGCGATCATGCGCCTCAACCTGAAGCGCCGCTGGCCGTGGCTGGTGACCGCCTGGTTGCCACGAACCGACGGAAAAGGGCGAGCGCGAGGCGAGCTCGATCTCGCCTGGTGCCATGTCTGCCTTGCTGAGGGCCACGCCACAGGTGGCACCTACCTCGATGCCGAAGCGGCGCTCCCGCTCATCTTCTGTCACCGGCACGGCACCTGGCGGCAGGACTTCTGCCGCCGCTGTCAGCCCCACCAGGAGCCCCGCTTCAGCTGGCGGAGCCGGATCGAGTTCACCTGCACCGACTGCGGCGTACCTCTCAGAACGAACCATTGGAGCGGCCCGAGACCCGCGTCCGACTGTCGGTCGGAGGAGGTGTCCGCCGCCTTAAGCCTGCTGTTCGCCTTCGATGGCGAGTTGCGGAAGGCGCTGCTCGGCAGGTCTGCGTCGCTGACCGGGGTAGGGCAGGTCTCGGCTCGGCAGTTCCTCGCCGTGTTGGACGGGCTCACGCGAGCTTTTCTCGCACCCGACATCAACCGCACCAGCCGCATAAACCTGTTCAACAGCCCGCTGGTACCAAACCTGCCCAATCACGAGCCACAAACCTGGGAAGAGCAGCCCTTTCACGAGCTGTCGCCTGCATATCGTGCTCACGTCTCATGCGCTGTCATCGCACTGCTGTCGGATGAGCCGGTCAGCCGCCTGATGTCGGGCGTGAGGCTCGCTTACGAACGGCATTCGCTCGAATGGCTGCTCGCCAGCACGCCCAGATGGGTCCAGGCGACGCTGGTCCGCGAAAGCACCCGCTGGCCGGCACCGCTCCGCGGGCGCGTCGTGGCGCATCATCGGCGGACGGGTCTGGACGTCGACGACATTCTGGAGCAGTTTGGCGCGTGGCTTGACGAGCGGGAGCAGCGCTTGCGCGAACGAACGTCGCTGATCGGGTAA
- a CDS encoding TniB family NTP-binding protein, giving the protein MSDLSHLADGYRERARWPDADRIAWIRKDRWLGFPKAEAVRKTLDAMLRYPPRTRMLCLLIYGQTGMGKSRIVERFEAENPRGFNEAIGVATIPVVAVQLPPQPTDGEFYGEVLEKLGAGFAARGDTQRARLLTRRLMGQVGARMLILDEINHMLACTPRQQRIFLNTIRYLANDLQIPLVCTGNHEAQAALLTDAALAERFDAVELARWQNDEAFRLLMVTLAAILPLRRPSQLEEERCRTSVLDLSDGNTGRIFRLVETLAVRAIENGSECIEARDLDADDLVLPSVSMKVIAQRRGRARARETV; this is encoded by the coding sequence ATGAGCGACCTCTCCCATCTCGCCGATGGTTATCGCGAGCGCGCGCGTTGGCCCGACGCCGACCGGATCGCCTGGATCCGCAAGGACCGGTGGCTCGGCTTCCCGAAGGCGGAAGCGGTGCGCAAGACGTTGGACGCGATGCTGCGCTATCCGCCGCGCACGCGCATGCTGTGCCTGCTGATCTACGGCCAAACCGGCATGGGCAAGTCGCGCATCGTGGAGCGCTTTGAGGCAGAGAACCCGCGCGGGTTCAACGAGGCTATCGGCGTGGCGACGATACCGGTCGTCGCCGTCCAGCTTCCACCGCAGCCGACCGACGGCGAGTTCTACGGCGAGGTGCTCGAGAAGCTCGGCGCCGGCTTCGCCGCGCGGGGGGACACGCAGCGTGCGCGCCTCCTGACTCGCCGGCTGATGGGGCAGGTGGGTGCTCGCATGCTGATCCTGGATGAGATCAACCACATGCTGGCCTGCACGCCGCGCCAGCAGCGCATCTTCCTCAACACGATCCGCTACCTCGCGAACGACCTGCAGATCCCGCTCGTCTGCACTGGCAACCACGAGGCGCAGGCGGCGCTGCTCACCGACGCGGCGCTCGCCGAGCGGTTCGACGCGGTCGAGCTGGCTCGGTGGCAGAACGACGAAGCGTTCCGCCTGTTGATGGTCACGCTAGCTGCGATCCTGCCGCTTCGGAGACCTTCACAGCTGGAAGAGGAGCGTTGCCGCACGTCGGTACTCGATCTCTCCGACGGCAATACCGGGCGCATCTTCCGCCTCGTCGAGACGTTGGCTGTTCGTGCGATCGAGAACGGCAGCGAATGCATCGAGGCCAGAGACCTCGATGCCGACGACCTCGTGCTGCCCTCGGTCAGCATGAAGGTGATTGCCCAGCGCCGGGGGCGGGCGCGGGCCAGGGAAACGGTCTGA
- a CDS encoding DDE-type integrase/transposase/recombinase → MTRVPGDVAAQAMVQLELGRARFHKLLQLYRATPAAASLLPRPRGREKGEQRLSAAAEHLIARGIADFYLTIEKPSVQALRRWLRHEGTKNGVKVPSTKAIQARLDRLAPQLVTARRQGAKAAADKWEPTRGVLEADYALELVQSDHTLVDVIVVDDLYRKPIGRPWLTLMIDLASRTVPGFHLDMLAPSAVSVGMCMRHAVLPKRDWLAERSMKAPWDSQGLMDRLHLDNAREHRSDALKRGCRAHSIALEYRPVRRPHFGGHIERLIGTMMGAVHLLPGTTFSNVAERGDYDAEGEACMTLSELEVWLAAQIIGPYHAERHRGIGIPPALAWAEGVERRPELVRLPADDAAFLFDFLPCELRAVTPHGIELFRTHYWDDALSCWYTRPGQTMPVRWDPRDLSRVWLELPHGEHLEVPYRDLRRPAITRWEQKEAVRTLRERGQQAVDETMIFQAVETQRLIVAEAAHKTKSARFALQRTKAALRDARRARGGSKLRLEQVTPAVGLSAVEERTGGDQPGLPYLVEDMPQ, encoded by the coding sequence ATGACGCGCGTGCCCGGCGATGTGGCCGCCCAAGCCATGGTCCAGCTGGAACTCGGCCGCGCTCGCTTCCACAAGCTCCTGCAACTCTACCGAGCCACGCCCGCTGCGGCGTCACTGCTGCCGCGACCGCGAGGAAGGGAGAAGGGGGAGCAGCGGCTCTCGGCCGCGGCTGAGCATCTTATCGCTCGCGGCATCGCTGATTTCTACCTCACGATCGAGAAGCCCAGCGTTCAGGCGCTCCGCCGCTGGCTGCGACACGAAGGAACGAAGAACGGGGTCAAGGTGCCCAGCACCAAGGCGATCCAGGCCCGGTTGGACCGGCTCGCTCCCCAGCTCGTTACGGCCCGCAGACAGGGTGCCAAGGCAGCCGCTGACAAGTGGGAGCCAACGCGAGGCGTGCTCGAGGCGGACTACGCGCTTGAGCTCGTCCAGTCGGACCACACGCTGGTCGACGTGATCGTTGTCGACGACCTGTACCGCAAGCCTATCGGCCGGCCTTGGCTCACGCTGATGATCGACTTGGCGAGCCGAACCGTGCCCGGCTTCCACCTCGACATGCTGGCGCCGTCCGCTGTTTCGGTCGGTATGTGCATGCGGCACGCCGTTCTCCCCAAGCGGGACTGGCTGGCCGAGCGGAGCATGAAGGCACCGTGGGACAGCCAGGGGCTCATGGATCGGCTGCACCTCGACAACGCGCGCGAGCACCGCTCAGACGCGCTGAAGCGCGGCTGCCGAGCTCATTCGATTGCGCTCGAATATCGGCCGGTGCGTCGGCCGCACTTCGGCGGTCACATCGAGCGGCTGATTGGCACGATGATGGGGGCCGTCCACCTCCTACCCGGAACGACCTTCTCTAACGTCGCCGAGCGTGGCGACTACGATGCGGAAGGTGAGGCGTGTATGACGCTGAGCGAGCTGGAAGTCTGGCTCGCCGCGCAGATCATCGGCCCATATCATGCGGAGCGGCACCGCGGGATCGGCATTCCGCCCGCCCTTGCTTGGGCCGAGGGGGTGGAACGACGCCCGGAGCTGGTCCGCCTTCCGGCCGACGATGCCGCGTTCCTGTTCGACTTTCTACCCTGCGAGCTGCGCGCCGTGACACCACACGGCATCGAGCTGTTCCGCACTCACTATTGGGATGATGCGCTATCCTGCTGGTACACGCGGCCGGGGCAGACGATGCCGGTGCGTTGGGATCCCCGCGACCTTTCGCGCGTCTGGCTCGAGCTACCACACGGCGAGCACCTCGAGGTGCCCTACCGCGATCTGCGGCGTCCCGCGATCACCCGCTGGGAACAGAAGGAGGCGGTTCGCACTTTGCGGGAGCGCGGCCAGCAGGCTGTCGACGAGACGATGATCTTCCAGGCTGTGGAGACCCAGCGATTGATCGTCGCGGAAGCGGCGCACAAGACCAAATCCGCGCGGTTCGCGCTTCAGCGGACCAAAGCGGCACTGCGCGACGCCCGTCGGGCGAGGGGTGGCAGCAAGCTCCGGCTTGAGCAGGTAACCCCTGCCGTTGGCTTATCTGCGGTAGAGGAGAGGACGGGCGGCGATCAGCCGGGGCTTCCTTATCTTGTCGAGGATATGCCCCAATGA
- a CDS encoding AbrB/MazE/SpoVT family DNA-binding domain-containing protein codes for MNITPNGRMSLPASIRKRLGLEGGGAVLLEETEDGVVLRTVHQAVARAQAIAKKYAGHPDASVDAFLASRRTDSGE; via the coding sequence GTGAACATCACCCCGAACGGGCGCATGAGCCTGCCCGCAAGCATCCGCAAGCGCCTGGGCCTCGAGGGCGGCGGCGCGGTGCTGCTGGAGGAAACCGAGGATGGGGTGGTGCTCAGAACCGTTCATCAGGCGGTGGCGCGGGCGCAGGCGATCGCCAAGAAATATGCCGGCCATCCGGACGCCTCCGTGGATGCTTTCCTCGCAAGCCGCCGGACGGACAGCGGCGAGTGA
- a CDS encoding type II toxin-antitoxin system VapC family toxin: MTEAVLDASAILALLKGERGGSKVAGVVSEAAVGVFNQAEVVSHFVHLGAPLEDIRAMLGALPYTVVPADEALGWEAGALRAATSAAGLSLGDRFCLALAKRLGVPAYTADRAWKDVATDVGAKVVAIR, translated from the coding sequence GTGACGGAGGCTGTTCTCGATGCCTCCGCCATCCTGGCCCTGCTGAAGGGGGAGCGCGGAGGAAGTAAGGTCGCCGGCGTGGTGAGTGAGGCGGCAGTGGGGGTGTTCAATCAGGCCGAGGTTGTGAGCCATTTCGTTCACCTCGGCGCTCCGCTCGAGGATATCAGGGCGATGCTGGGTGCCTTGCCCTACACCGTCGTGCCCGCGGACGAGGCGCTGGGCTGGGAGGCGGGCGCGCTGCGCGCTGCGACCAGCGCGGCCGGGCTGTCGCTCGGCGACCGCTTCTGCCTGGCGCTCGCAAAGCGGCTTGGCGTGCCGGCCTATACCGCGGACCGCGCGTGGAAGGATGTGGCCACAGACGTCGGCGCGAAAGTGGTGGCGATCCGCTGA
- a CDS encoding abortive infection family protein, with product MQDLLEQPSRYLATVEKLLTAERMQQAAELLRGATPRVERTGYDNWNGGTEQWTVYLSVEPADYALLGGAKDGIEDQITQRLKAVLEPFTEDWYSAKIVPRLADPGALARPNARIRRQTRQNIIDGLRIDSVGWSGKLDEVDFLARIYALDALPSYDSRYKDAAGDIYQHRVNNFDWGDDWVYDDARFGLANGPDDTFLRFLCETVHPVVRPDKDEAIRLVAQYNDQLRQDGWELVEEEWIAGRPRFVARRAGISGGRSVSRARTVADALDAGWMQKEIERLEVSVEADPALAIGTAKDLVETCCKSILTRQSVTFPKTATLPELTKLLTKELKLVPEGISDEAKGAEAIRLLLRNLTTITQYLAEIRGLYGSGHGRDGKHRGLEPRHARLAVAAAVAFIDFVSETYHQRILPGAAPRPTSTAE from the coding sequence ATGCAGGATCTGTTGGAACAGCCGTCGCGCTATCTCGCGACAGTCGAGAAGCTGCTTACGGCGGAGCGGATGCAGCAGGCGGCCGAACTGCTGCGCGGCGCGACGCCCCGGGTGGAGCGCACCGGGTACGACAATTGGAACGGCGGTACCGAGCAGTGGACGGTCTACCTGTCGGTCGAGCCCGCCGACTATGCTCTGCTCGGCGGGGCGAAAGACGGGATCGAGGATCAAATAACCCAGCGACTGAAGGCGGTGCTCGAACCATTTACCGAGGATTGGTACAGCGCCAAGATCGTCCCGCGACTGGCTGATCCTGGCGCACTGGCGCGGCCCAACGCGCGGATCCGGCGGCAGACTCGCCAAAACATCATAGATGGACTGCGCATCGACTCGGTGGGCTGGAGCGGCAAGCTCGACGAGGTCGATTTTCTCGCGCGCATCTATGCGCTCGACGCGCTTCCCTCATACGACTCACGCTACAAGGATGCCGCTGGCGACATCTATCAGCACCGCGTCAACAATTTCGATTGGGGTGACGACTGGGTCTATGACGACGCACGCTTCGGGCTCGCGAACGGCCCTGACGACACCTTCCTGCGCTTCCTCTGCGAGACCGTCCACCCCGTCGTCCGGCCCGACAAGGACGAGGCAATTAGGCTCGTCGCGCAGTACAACGACCAGCTTCGCCAGGATGGGTGGGAGCTGGTCGAGGAAGAGTGGATTGCCGGGCGTCCCCGCTTTGTTGCCCGGCGTGCCGGCATCTCCGGCGGCCGGTCGGTATCCCGCGCGCGAACCGTTGCCGATGCTCTCGACGCCGGCTGGATGCAAAAAGAAATCGAGCGCCTCGAAGTTTCCGTCGAGGCCGATCCGGCGCTGGCGATCGGCACCGCCAAGGACCTGGTCGAGACCTGTTGCAAGTCGATCCTGACCCGCCAGTCGGTCACCTTCCCGAAGACGGCGACGCTGCCCGAGCTCACCAAGCTGCTCACCAAGGAGTTGAAGCTCGTGCCCGAGGGCATCTCCGACGAGGCGAAGGGCGCCGAGGCGATCCGGCTGCTGCTGCGCAACCTGACGACGATCACCCAGTATCTTGCCGAGATCCGCGGTCTCTACGGCTCCGGGCACGGCCGCGATGGCAAGCACCGCGGCCTCGAGCCGCGTCACGCCCGGCTAGCGGTTGCCGCCGCGGTCGCGTTCATCGACTTCGTCTCGGAGACCTACCATCAGCGCATCCTGCCCGGTGCTGCGCCCCGGCCAACGTCAACGGCGGAATAA
- a CDS encoding IS5 family transposase (programmed frameshift): protein MSDLYWLTDEQMARLQPFFPKSHGKPRVDDRRVLSGIIFVNRNGLRWCDAPKDYGPHKTLYNRWKRWSERGIFLRMMEGLAAAEAVPKTVMIDATYLKAHRTASSLRGKKGDLGRLIGRTKGGMNTKLHAVSDADGRPLSFFMTAGQVSDYTGAAALLDDLPKAQWLLGDRGYDADWFRDALEAKGIQPCIPGRRSRNEPVRYDKRRYRRRSRIEIMFGRLKDWRRVATRYDRCPTVFFSAVALAATVIFWL, encoded by the exons ATGAGCGACCTGTACTGGCTGACGGATGAGCAGATGGCGCGTCTGCAACCGTTCTTTCCCAAGAGCCATGGCAAGCCTCGGGTCGATGATCGGCGGGTGCTCAGCGGCATCATTTTCGTCAATCGCAACGGGCTACGCTGGTGTGATGCACCGAAGGACTATGGGCCGCACAAGACGCTCTACAATCGCTGGAAGCGGTGGAGCGAGAGGGGTATTTTCCTGCGAATGATGGAAGGTCTCGCGGCAGCGGAGGCCGTGCCGAAGACCGTCATGATCGACGCGACCTACCTGAAGGCACACCGCACGGCATCGAGTCTGCGGG GTAAAAAAGGGGATCTCGGCCGTCTGATCGGCCGCACGAAAGGCGGCATGAACACCAAACTGCACGCCGTCAGCGATGCGGACGGGCGGCCCTTGAGCTTCTTCATGACCGCCGGGCAGGTCAGCGACTACACCGGCGCGGCAGCCTTGCTCGACGATCTGCCGAAAGCACAGTGGCTGCTTGGCGACCGTGGTTATGATGCCGATTGGTTCAGAGACGCCCTGGAAGCCAAAGGCATCCAGCCCTGCATCCCGGGCCGCAGATCGCGCAACGAGCCGGTCAGATACGACAAGCGCCGCTACCGGCGCCGCAGCCGCATCGAGATCATGTTCGGCCGTCTGAAGGATTGGCGCCGCGTCGCAACTCGCTACGACCGCTGCCCAACCGTCTTCTTCTCTGCCGTCGCCCTCGCGGCCACCGTCATCTTCTGGCTATGA
- a CDS encoding cytochrome ubiquinol oxidase subunit I, with protein MLFGINKVGRKLHFVATLAVALGTFISAFWILAVNSWMQTPVGYEVGANGQFLPGPSWLTIIFNPSFPYRLFHTVLAAYLTTAFIVGAVGGWHLLKDRTNPGARKMFSMAMWMAALVAPIQIFAGDMHGLNTLKHQPVKVMAMEGHFQSHPHGAPLILFGIPDSAKQRVDYAVEIPKASSLILKHKLDAPLRGLDTVPPADRPPVGIVFWAFRVMVGIGFAMLGIGMLSLIARWRKALYDWPLLHRFAVLMGPSGLIAVLSGWIVTEVGRQPFTIYGLLRTAQSASPLDAPAVATSLLAFVVVYFTVFGMGILYLLHLMKKPPEAHETPLGDAPIRSAGITPAPAIIEGASS; from the coding sequence ATGCTGTTCGGGATCAACAAAGTCGGGCGCAAGCTGCACTTTGTCGCGACGCTTGCAGTCGCGCTTGGCACCTTCATCTCCGCATTCTGGATCCTGGCGGTCAACAGCTGGATGCAGACGCCTGTCGGCTATGAGGTTGGCGCTAACGGCCAGTTCCTGCCGGGGCCAAGCTGGTTGACGATCATCTTCAATCCCAGCTTCCCCTATCGGCTCTTTCACACGGTCCTTGCCGCCTATCTGACGACCGCTTTCATCGTGGGTGCCGTCGGAGGATGGCATCTCCTAAAGGACCGCACCAATCCCGGCGCACGCAAGATGTTCTCTATGGCGATGTGGATGGCGGCGCTCGTCGCTCCGATCCAGATCTTCGCCGGCGACATGCACGGGCTCAATACTCTCAAGCACCAGCCGGTGAAGGTGATGGCGATGGAAGGCCATTTTCAGAGCCACCCGCACGGTGCGCCTTTGATCCTGTTCGGTATTCCCGACAGCGCGAAGCAGCGGGTGGATTATGCCGTCGAGATACCGAAGGCGTCATCGCTGATTCTCAAGCACAAACTCGATGCGCCCTTGAGGGGGCTCGACACCGTGCCACCAGCTGATCGTCCGCCCGTCGGTATCGTCTTCTGGGCCTTTCGCGTAATGGTCGGGATCGGTTTCGCGATGCTCGGGATCGGAATGCTGAGCCTCATCGCGCGCTGGCGCAAGGCGCTCTACGACTGGCCTCTACTGCATCGCTTTGCTGTGCTGATGGGGCCGTCGGGACTGATCGCAGTGCTGTCCGGCTGGATCGTGACGGAAGTCGGACGGCAACCCTTCACAATCTATGGTCTGTTGAGGACCGCCCAAAGCGCTTCACCGCTGGATGCTCCTGCGGTCGCTACCTCTTTGCTGGCATTTGTGGTCGTCTATTTCACCGTTTTCGGCATGGGCATTTTGTATCTGCTTCATCTGATGAAGAAGCCACCTGAGGCGCATGAAACGCCGTTAGGCGATGCGCCTATTCGCAGCGCGGGCATCACGCCCGCGCCGGCCATAATCGAGGGAGCATCGTCATGA
- the cydB gene encoding cytochrome d ubiquinol oxidase subunit II → MIDLTVIWACIIGFAIIAYVVMDGFDLGIGILFPFFKVGQDRDTAMNSIAPVWDGNETWLVMGVGGLFAAFPLAYAIILPALYAPMIAMLLGLVFRGVAFEFRWRDPAHRAFWDKAFTTGSVVATFAQGIALGALLQGITVEGRSYAGGWWEWLSPFSLLTGVGLLVGYALLGACWLNWKTEGGLQRQTVTYAGRLGIGLLIMIGVISLATLRLETQYFQRWLSFPGVVATAQVPLATLVVTFLFYRSLRLKRDAQPFFWALALFGLCLVGLGVSIWPDVVPARVTIWEAAAPVRSQLFMLVGASIMVPVILAYTAWSYWVFRGKVGIEGYH, encoded by the coding sequence ATGATCGATCTCACCGTCATCTGGGCCTGTATCATCGGCTTCGCCATTATCGCCTATGTCGTGATGGACGGCTTTGACCTCGGCATCGGCATCCTGTTTCCCTTCTTCAAGGTCGGTCAGGACCGCGACACCGCGATGAACAGCATCGCGCCTGTCTGGGATGGCAACGAAACCTGGCTGGTGATGGGCGTCGGCGGCCTGTTTGCCGCATTTCCTTTGGCTTACGCCATCATCCTGCCGGCGCTTTATGCGCCAATGATCGCCATGCTGCTTGGCCTTGTGTTCCGCGGCGTGGCATTCGAGTTCCGCTGGCGCGACCCGGCGCACCGTGCTTTCTGGGACAAGGCGTTCACGACAGGGTCGGTCGTCGCCACCTTCGCGCAAGGCATTGCGCTCGGCGCGCTGCTACAGGGCATCACGGTCGAGGGGCGCAGCTATGCCGGGGGTTGGTGGGAATGGCTGTCGCCGTTCAGTCTGCTGACGGGTGTCGGGCTGCTAGTCGGCTATGCCCTGCTCGGGGCTTGTTGGCTCAACTGGAAGACTGAAGGCGGGTTGCAACGGCAGACGGTGACCTATGCCGGGCGGCTTGGCATCGGCCTGCTCATCATGATCGGCGTGATCAGCCTCGCAACGCTGCGGCTCGAAACGCAATACTTTCAGCGCTGGCTGAGTTTCCCGGGCGTGGTCGCGACAGCGCAGGTGCCGCTCGCCACGCTCGTCGTAACATTCCTGTTTTATCGTAGCCTCCGATTGAAGCGCGATGCGCAGCCTTTCTTCTGGGCGTTGGCCCTGTTCGGGCTATGCTTGGTCGGCCTTGGTGTCTCGATCTGGCCCGATGTCGTTCCGGCGCGGGTGACGATCTGGGAAGCTGCAGCGCCCGTCCGCAGTCAGTTGTTCATGCTGGTTGGAGCCTCGATCATGGTGCCCGTGATCCTGGCATATACGGCTTGGTCCTATTGGGTTTTCCGGGGCAAGGTTGGCATTGAGGGGTATCATTGA
- a CDS encoding DUF2474 family protein, with product MPLWLSRLGWFFGIWAASVFALALVGGMLRWWLR from the coding sequence ATGCCGCTCTGGCTGAGTCGCCTTGGATGGTTTTTCGGCATTTGGGCTGCTAGCGTTTTCGCGTTGGCGCTTGTGGGCGGAATGCTCCGCTGGTGGCTACGCTAA